The Chelonia mydas isolate rCheMyd1 chromosome 28, rCheMyd1.pri.v2, whole genome shotgun sequence region cacaccagttgtAGGTGGACAGTCACAGTGGCACACAAATCTACAGTCATTTTGTCataagctacacacacacacacacacaccccggttGTAGGTGTACAGTCACCATCACATACAAATCTACAGTCATTTTGTCataagctacacacacacacacacacaccggttGTAGGTGTACAGTCACCGTCACACACAAATCTACAGTCATTTTGTCataagctacacacacacacacacacaccccggttGTAGGTGTACAGTCACCATCACATACAAATCTACAGTCATTTTGTCataagctacacacacacacacacacacacaccagttgtAGGTGGACAGTCACAGTGGCACACAAATCTACAGTCATTTTGTCataagctacacacacacacaccagttgtAGGTGGACAATCACAGTCGTACACAAATCTACAGTCATTTTGTCAtaagctacacacacacagagagagacaccaaTTGTAGGTGTACAGTCACAGTCGCACACAACTCTACAGTCATTTTGTCataagctacacacacacacaccagttttgTCATAAGTCCTTAACTACACCTCCCTACACATAATTACAGTCACAATTACAGTCACAACCCGCACAGTCACCTCGTGTCTCTCTCatgataccgtctcccacagtcaCAGTCTCTTTATCACCCTGCAAAACTACAGCTGTTTACAGCTACAGCCATCAGGCCTCAATCACGCATACAGCTACAGTCGTTCAGAGATGCACAGTCTCAACCGCGCACGCGCTTCATCTCATACACAGCTACAGCCCCCCGTCACGCCGCCATAGTCTCTTAGTGATACACCCACACACAACTACAGCCGTTCACACCTACACTGTGTCGTGGCTGCACAGGTAACAGATTATGCTGGAGTCCCCGTGGTTGTGTGTGCGATTAAGAGACTATGGCTGAGCGCATGTGTCTATGAATGCCTGTCGCTGTACGGGTGACGAAAACGTGATGGATGTAACTGCGAGCGACTGTAGTTTAGGGTGTGTGATTAAAGAGATTATGGGACGCTGTATGAAAGAGACTAGGCGACTGTACTGGTGTGACTGTCATCGTGAAGGGCTGTAGTTGCAGGTGGTGTAGTTAAGAACCCACGACAGAGCAACTATGTGACTAAGACTGTACAACAATgacctgtgtgtgtgagtgtgtgtgtgtgtgtgtgagtgtgagagagagactatgAGATTGTGTGGCTGTATCTGTATCTGTGCATGACTGTCGGTGGGTGTGTGACTACGAGACTGTGTGGCTCTGGATGTGTGTAATTAAGAAAAGGCAACTGTCCACAATTACACACCCGCCCACCAGTCTGTCACACTTATTCGCAGCTTTACAATCTCTTAGCTACACACACAAACTACTTCAATCCGCAAAGAAAGGAAGGTAGACAACTTGATGCAGTCCGGAGTTGTTGGGCTCAGTACAGGCGGTCTGGATGAAATACCCCAGTCCGTGCTAGACAGGAGGCTCAGACTTGAGGTCTAAAGCTCCTTTCTGGCCTGAAAATCAATCAACTCTATGACGTGTAGTCAACACACGGTTGCTGAGTCTTTGGATTACACACGTGCAAACTACAATCATTCACCATTACACAGTCTCAGGTGTGTGCATAGAGGTGAGTCTTCACAGGCTGTACAGGGAGAAGCGTACGctcgtgcacacacacacacaatcagacCGTCACCCGCAATCACAGTCACCTCGACCAAACACGGGGAGCATGACAAAAATTAGACCCTCGGACACACGCACACCGTGAGACTCGTGCTCACAATCACCCTCACCCAACCACTTGGGATGAGCTTGACACACCCCCCCACACGGTCATACAGTCACTGTTGCACACTCCCAGTGCAAGACACAGACACCCAGAAACAAGCACCCACATGGGCGACAGTCACACGGTCTTGCACACGCGCAGCCCCATCACCCTCGACGCACAACAATCCGGCAAGAGCACAATCGCCCAAACACTCGCCCTCACCGCTGCCAAACCAGGCACGGTGCTACAAACACACCCCAGGTGCCAGCCAAGCCATTCACAACCGCCTTCCCGCCACGGTCACAACTAGTCCACCCCACCCCGTCGCAGCTGCTCACAGTCGCCCCGTCGCTCACAGCCGCACGGACACGGCTACGCAGCGACCAGCCCAACGGCTCCCAGACCCGACCCGACGCCGTCACAACCACTCCCaggcccagcactgcccccccccacagccccacaaCCACTCCCCGGCATGGTCGTCCCCACCCCCGGCACAGTCGGACACCGTCACCGCGGTCCCAAGGCACAGCCCGACACTGTCACAGACAACCGCTCCCAGACACATCACAGTCGCACCACCAGTCACAGCCCCACACCAGCCAtagctgccccccctcccagttACTGCCGTTCCCAGTGACAGCCCCACATCATCACAGGGCACCACCGCTCCTACCCCCCCGAGGCAcataccccctcccactcccGGTGGTGTCCATTGCCTGGGTAACCAGGGAGGCGGTGTTGCCCAGCAGATCCTTTAATCAGCACCGTGGCCCCTGGCTCTCCTCCCCGCTTCTGCCCCCTCgtgggccccggggcagctgtgGGCCCAGATGGTGTCGCTCCTGAACAGGGCTGAGTCCAGGTCCAGTTGGTGGCCTTGCACCCGGATCCCCCGCAGGCAGCCCCGGAAAGCCCCCCACTCCTGGGGCCTGGGGGTCTTGTCCCCATCTGCAAGGGAGATACAGAGGGGAGCGgggggtcagagggtggggagagaggggacccctccccccgctcccaccCACCACCCACACAGCTACCCCTGAAGGGGAGGATCTCACGTTAAGGCCGGCCTGGCTaaggtgggagggggcacagtCAAGGCCGTCCCGGCTGTGGGGGAAGCCGTCAAGTGGTacccaggggtggggcaggttgCTACCGTGTGCCCAGAGGGGGTGAATGTACCTGGCAGCCCCCCAATGAAGAGCCGCCCCTCCTGGCCCAGCCAGgtcccctgcagccactggaaGTCGGGGGGCTGGTTGGGCAGGGTGCCTCCATGGTtgcccagctgcagggccagcTGGGTGGGGGAGACCCGCAGGCGCAGGGGGGCATCCAGGCAGGGCCCCTCCGGCAGGGGCAGCCGCAGCTTGGTCCAGTTGCCGAGGCGCACCACCACGGCCTATGGGAGAGTGAGCGGGAGGGTCAGCGGGGAGACGGAGATGGCCCTCCCCAAATCTGCCTCCACACCGCACGCGAGAAGCGCCCCCCCACCGCCCGATGGTGCCCCCTCGTGAGCGGATCCCCGGCATCATTTCCCCCCGGTGAGCAGATCCCTGGCACTATCCCCCCGGTGAGCAGATCCACAGCTTCGTGCCCCCGGTGAGCAGATCCCTGGTACTATGCCCCCCCGGTGAGCAGATCCCTGGTACTATGCCCCCCCGGTGAGCAGATCCCTGGCACTATCCCCCCGGTGAGCAGATCCACAGCTTCGTGCCCCCGGTGAGCAGATCCCTGGTGCTATGCCCCCCCGGTGAGCAGATCCCTGGTACTATGCCCCCCCGGTGAGCAGATCCCTGGTACTGCGCCCCCCCACCAGTGAGTGGATCCCTGgcaccgcacacacacacacagagcgagtGGATCCCCATCACCGCCCCCCAGCTGAGCAGATCCCCCCAGCACTGTGGCCCCAGTGAGCAGATCCCTGGTACTATGCCCCCCATGGGTGGatccccagcacagcccccccacccggTGATCAGATCCCCGGCACATTGGCCCTCCAGTGAGTGGATCCCTGGTATTGTGCCCCCCCCCAGTGAGCAGATCCCCAGAACAGGGCCCCCCATCATGAGCACATCCCTGGCACcgtacacccccccccccagggagaAGATacccagccccaggccccccaTGGTGAGTGGATCCCTGGCACCATTCTCCCCCAGTGAGCGGATTCCCCCCCCACgccatctccctgccccccccgggactcacCGTGGGCTGCAGGACCAGACTCAGTGCCAGGCTCCCATCTGGGGtccccacagccagcaccagCCCCGTCTGCCGGGGGGCCCGgatccccagctccacctccagcccccagctcccgTTGGGGGGTGCAGCGCCACCGGCCAGGTCTGGGGGGGGGCAAACACAGGGGGCAGGttaactgggggcagggggggcgggaCTCCCCCAGCAGATGCTGCCagtgggaggggagttggggggtcACTGTTGGGgaggcctgggggaggagggattactgcagggggggctgggaggcctgGAGAGGGGGGCCTGGGGCTGTCACCgtagaggggctgggggggtcactTCAGAGGAGAGGGGGATGTGATGGGGGGGTCACCATAGGGGGAGGGGGTCCGTCCagggagccggggtgggggaTCCCCGTGGGGGACAGAGGCGGTGTTGGGGAGGAAGGCGGGCCCAGGCCGCCCGAACGCCGGGGTCCCCGGGGTACCTGCCGGGCGGAAGCTggccagccccgccccggggAAGAAGCTGCCAGGCCGCAGGGCGCTGAAGCAGGGCTTGGCCTTGGCCCGCAGGGCGGCGCCCTCCCGCCAGGCGGTCGTCTGGTTCAGCCAGCTCCACCGTCTCAGGCAGCCGTCCATGGCCGTGTTCATCTGCAACGCCGGGGGGTGAGGGAGGCCCCCaaatcccagctcccagcccccccgctctcacCCACctggccccgctcccctcccagagctggggagagaacccaggagtcctgcctcccagccccccctgctctcacccaccagcccccactcccctcccagagctggggagagaacccaggagtcctggctcccagcccccgctgctctcacccaccagcccccactaccctctcagagccagggagagaacccaggagtcctggctcccagccccccctgctctaacccaccagcccccgctaccctcccagagccggggagagaacccaggagtcctagctcccagcccccgctgctctcacccaccagcccccactcccctcccagagccagggagagaacccaggcatcccggctcccagccctcaCCGGGGACAGCAGGTGCGAGGCAGGGAGGAGCAGCCCCCCCATGGCGAGGCGCATCTCGGGCACCGGGCGCTCAGTGATGGGGTACGAGACGTGGCCCAGGGCCAGAAGCTCCTCGTCGTCCACCTCCAGCCGCACGCTGTCCCCCTCGTTCATCACCAGCATCTGGGGGGACGAGGGGAGCACACAGCTACTTCAGCCCAGCCAGGCCCCaacctctgcccctcccacacccccaaactTACCCCAGCCCCTTCCAGGAGCTCCCGCCCCAGAGAACCCCCAAACTTAccccagccccccctccaaaCACCCCAGCACCACGGTCCCCCCAAAAcccacccagcccccctctgCCCTGAGAGAGCCCCCAAAACCCATCCAACTCCCTGTCCATCTGCCCTCACATCCAAGGTCCCCCATAATCCACCCAGTCCCCCTCAACCCAGagaaccccccaaacccacccaaccCACTGTCCAGCTGCCCTCAGGCCCAGGGTCCCCCCAAAACCCACCCAGCTGCCTTCCACCCTGAGAGAATCCCCAAAAacccacccagctcccctccagcCTACCCCACTCTCAGGGTTCCCCCCAAAGCCACACAGCTCCCCCAACTCCAAGGGCCCCCCTAAAACACACCCACATCCCATTTATGGCTTCCCCAAAGGGACCCCCCCaaaaccttccccctcctcccggcCATCCCCACCCCAATTGCCCTCCCaatgcccccagccccgccccctccggccCCGCATTCCTCTTCCCAGCACCCCTACCCCTCACAGGAGCCCCccgactccccccagcccccccatacTCGGTGCCAGTGTCCATCGTCCAGCCGCTGCCCGCCCCGAACACTGATGTTCGTCATGATATTGTTGATCTGCATCTCGGCCTTCCCCCGGCGCAGCCCCAGGACGAACCAGTCATTGTGGTCCCCCATGTCCCCGAAAAAGATCACCCCCTCAGGGTCCAGAGTGCGGAACTCGAAGGACGAGGcggtgctggggagagaggggcccACACCGTACAcagggaacccaggcgtcctggctcccagccccccctgctctaacccaccagcccccgctcccctcccagacccagggagagaacccaggagtcctggctcccagcccctccctgctctaacccaccagcccccattctcctctcagatccggggagggaacccaggagtcctggctcccagccccactgctctaattcaccagcccccctctcccctcccagacccgaggagagaacccaggagtcctggctcccagcccccccccactctgacccaccagcccccgctcccctcccagacccagggagagaacccaggagtcctggctcccagcccctccctgctctaacccaccagcccccattctcctctcagatccggggagggaacccaggagtcctggctcccagccccactgctctaattcaccagcccccctctcccctcccagacccggggagagaacccaggagtcctggctcccagccccccccactctgacccaccagcccccactcccctcccagatccagggagagaacccaggagtcctggctcccagtcccccctgctctgacccaccggcccccactcccctcccagacccgggGAGAGAACCCACCCTCCATCTGACCCACTAGCCCCCTGTGGGGAAGCACACCCCCCCCCGGGGATTGTACCTGGTCACCTTGCTCATGTCGATGTGGACGGTGGCTGCCGGGGTGGCGGCCCCCCAGTGTCGGCCAATATTCAGGGCCCCCTCCTCAGCCGGGAGGACCTGGAAGCAGTGGCCAtccagctggggggcaggggggggcagAAAAGCATTGGGTTACCGCCAGGGCCTTCTGCAGCCCCCTTACTGGCCCTTGGGGGGCATGGCGGAGCCGTGGGTCGAGGGGCGAAATGCCCGGCCTGGCCATTAGGGGGCGTTTTCCGCCTCTTCCCCGGGGGGGCCTCAGGCCTCCCTGCAGCTCTGGACTCTCCCCTCAGG contains the following coding sequences:
- the SHBG gene encoding sex hormone-binding globulin — encoded protein: MGFPAGLLVLLSVGALLCQPITHGDSAKLDGHCFQVLPAEEGALNIGRHWGAATPAATVHIDMSKVTSTASSFEFRTLDPEGVIFFGDMGDHNDWFVLGLRRGKAEMQINNIMTNISVRGGQRLDDGHWHRMLVMNEGDSVRLEVDDEELLALGHVSYPITERPVPEMRLAMGGLLLPASHLLSPMNTAMDGCLRRWSWLNQTTAWREGAALRAKAKPCFSALRPGSFFPGAGLASFRPADLAGGAAPPNGSWGLEVELGIRAPRQTGLVLAVGTPDGSLALSLVLQPTAVVVRLGNWTKLRLPLPEGPCLDAPLRLRVSPTQLALQLGNHGGTLPNQPPDFQWLQGTWLGQEGRLFIGGLPDGDKTPRPQEWGAFRGCLRGIRVQGHQLDLDSALFRSDTIWAHSCPGAHEGAEAGRRARGHGAD